The following coding sequences are from one Desulfurobacterium indicum window:
- a CDS encoding 2,3,4,5-tetrahydropyridine-2,6-dicarboxylate N-succinyltransferase yields the protein MEELKKIIEQAWENRELLKDEKTKEAIREVIALLDEGKIRVAEREDVGKWKVNDWIKKAILLFFPISEMKTMEVGPFEYYDKIPLKKDWEKRGVRVVPPATARYGSYIEPGAILMPSYVNIGAYVGSGTMVDTWATVGSCAQIGKNVHLSGGVGIGGVLEPPGARPVIIEDNCFIGSRCIIVEGAVIEEEAVLGAGVVITASTKIIDVTGDEPIEYKGRIPARSVVIPGTRIKKFPAGEYGLPCALIIGKRKESTDKKTSLNEVLREFNLPV from the coding sequence ATGGAAGAATTGAAAAAGATAATTGAACAAGCATGGGAAAATAGAGAGCTTTTAAAAGATGAGAAAACGAAAGAAGCTATCAGAGAAGTTATAGCCCTTCTTGACGAAGGAAAAATACGCGTCGCTGAAAGAGAAGACGTGGGAAAATGGAAGGTAAACGATTGGATTAAGAAAGCAATCCTTCTATTTTTCCCGATATCGGAAATGAAAACAATGGAAGTTGGACCTTTTGAATACTATGACAAAATTCCCCTTAAAAAAGATTGGGAAAAACGCGGTGTAAGGGTTGTTCCACCGGCAACGGCAAGATACGGTTCATATATAGAACCTGGTGCAATACTGATGCCATCTTACGTAAACATAGGTGCCTACGTTGGAAGCGGCACCATGGTTGATACATGGGCAACTGTAGGTTCATGTGCACAAATCGGTAAAAACGTTCACCTGTCAGGTGGCGTGGGAATCGGTGGTGTTCTTGAACCACCGGGAGCAAGACCGGTAATAATAGAAGACAACTGTTTCATAGGTTCAAGATGTATCATCGTTGAAGGTGCAGTAATAGAAGAAGAAGCTGTCCTCGGTGCTGGTGTTGTTATAACAGCTTCAACAAAAATTATTGACGTAACGGGCGATGAACCTATCGAATATAAAGGAAGAATCCCCGCAAGAAGTGTGGTTATCCCTGGAACGAGAATCAAAAAGTTTCCTGCAGGTGAATACGGACTTCCCTGTGCTCTGATTATCGGAAAAAGAAAAGAATCTACCGATAAGAAAACTTCCCTTAACGAAGTCTTAAGAGAATTCAACCTTCCTGTATAA
- a CDS encoding MotA/TolQ/ExbB proton channel family protein — MNAFTIISKSGFIGYVLLMLSIVALAIVIEKIIVLRSSKIAPQEEIRTMVMLLSSEKIGDVIEFCKRNKFLISEIIIEAFRNIGEISRTNFLNAFEVIARKRIAELERGMTLLATIATVAPLLGLLGTVLGMVKIFGVLDTGTAAMANPQQLSAGIAEALLTTVFGLIVAVPSYVAYNLLQRKLDKLVFDIEQAGVIIANNLKGFKQ, encoded by the coding sequence ATGAACGCCTTTACCATAATTTCAAAAAGTGGTTTTATCGGCTATGTTTTACTAATGCTGTCAATAGTTGCACTTGCCATAGTAATTGAAAAAATAATAGTGCTGAGATCATCCAAAATAGCCCCTCAGGAAGAGATCAGAACTATGGTAATGCTTCTATCTTCCGAGAAAATAGGCGACGTAATAGAATTTTGTAAAAGAAACAAATTTCTAATTTCTGAGATAATAATAGAAGCTTTCAGAAATATTGGAGAAATATCAAGGACGAACTTCCTTAATGCTTTTGAAGTAATAGCAAGAAAAAGAATAGCAGAACTTGAAAGAGGAATGACATTACTTGCAACAATAGCAACCGTTGCACCTCTTTTGGGACTTTTAGGGACTGTTCTCGGAATGGTAAAAATTTTTGGTGTTCTTGATACAGGAACAGCAGCTATGGCAAATCCCCAACAACTTTCAGCAGGTATAGCAGAAGCACTTTTGACTACCGTATTTGGCCTGATAGTCGCCGTTCCTTCTTATGTTGCTTACAACCTTCTTCAGAGAAAACTTGATAAACTGGTGTTTGACATAGAACAGGCAGGGGTAATAATTGCTAACAACTTAAAAGGCTTTAAACAGTAA